GACACCGTGAGGCACACATACGCCAGTGAACGCAGTACGGGCTTAACCTTCATGGCTGTAACTTGCTCCGAACAAAACCGCCGCGGCGGGCATAATCTCAGTGAGCGCGAACAAAATAACATGGTCGCCGGGTAACAGCTCGGTAGCTCCTGTAGGCAGGAGAACGTCATTACCCCGCCCGATTAACGCGACTACAGCACCCTTTCGGAGTTTTATCTGTGCAAGCGTCCGGCCGCAAAGGGGGACTTCAGGAGACAATACCGCTTCAAGCATTTCAGCTCCGATTTTCTCTATCATGCTGTAGGCTGAGGCATGATCTTTGTACCTTACGTACCTAAGTATTACATTGGCGAGTGAAATATTTGGGTCAACTATCGCGTCTACGGGTATTATTTCGCTGAGTGCCTGATAATCTCTGCGCCGTGCAACCGCTATTGATTTCTTAGCTCCCATCTTCCGCGCCATAGCTGAGTATATTATGTTAATCTCGTCAGAGTCGGTAGCGCATATATATGCCTCCGCGCCGTCTATGCCTTCCTCGGCGAGAGTCCTGCTGTCCGCTCCGTCAGTGTTCAGCACTAAATATTCACCGAACTGTTCGGAAAGCCTTTCGCATCGCTGCCTGTCGCTGTCGATAATACGCAGGCTCATTCCGCTGAAATCACGCTTTATCATCAGTGCTATCTGAGTACCCAGTTTTCCGCCGCCGACTATGAATATTTTTCCCTCATCACGCTTTGCGGTGCTTCCGGGCTGGAAAAGCTCCTGCATACGCGCAAGACTCTTCTTGTACGTTACAGCCCAGCAGACATCGCCGGAATGAAGCACTGTTGCGCCGTTGGGAACGCCTGATGTCCCGCCGTCATGCTCAACATAAACCAAAACGGCCATGAGGTCAGGGAACTTAGTCCGCAAATCCTTCAGCATTACGCCGTCAAGCGGGGAGTTCTGCGCTATTCTTAGGGTGTACAGCGCGGCGCGTCCTCCGAGAAGCTCCGCCGTATGCGTGGCACCCCGGACTTCTATCAACCCCGTTATTTCACGCGCTATTGATCGTTCAGGGGAAATCATCGCGTCTATTCCCAGCTTCCGCCCCCAGTCCAATGTGTCAGTAAACTCTAGGCTTCTTGCTCTGGCTATCACCTGCGGGACTCCCGCTGAATGTGCTATCCAGCAGGAAAGCATATTTACTTCATCACGGTTTGTGCAGGCTATGAGCATGTCGACAGAGCCGCCCGGCACAATTCCGGCCTGAGCCAAAACCTGCGGGCGCGCACCGTTCCCGCGAATTATTACAGCGTCTAACTCCTCTCCTGCCGCTTCTGCTGAGGCAGGATTGTTTTCCACAAGCCATATGTTGAACCCATCAGAAGATAATCTCCTTGCCACGCTCCGGCCGACTTCACCGGCTCCAACGATTACGATATTCCCGGGCACTGACTCTCATCTCCATTCACATAAAAATCTTGCTGACGGTTTTTTTGTTGACGGGGAAGACTGCCGCTTAACCTCGTACAATAAAATATTTCTCTCCTCGTCTGACTGTGCCTCAAGCGTTATTGTCTCGCCGAGTCTGGCACCTGAACGGAAAGAGGCGCATACTGTCTTCAGCGGACGGGCTAACATTTCTGCGGGCGACATGTCATATATCCACTCGAAATATGCCGCGTTGTTTGCGTGGCCGTTATAATCTGCGTCATGATACCTTACGGGGAAAATTTCGGTATGCGTTATTGCCGAAAGGGGCGGAATTTCCATAAAGTCCGGGGATATTTCCTGATTGTCGCGGGATGTTATGCCGGGGATATGCGCCAAGGGTTTCACGGGGCGGCCGCTTCTAACGTCAGCAAGAAGCCAGCTTGTTTTAGCCGCAGCAAAATCAGTCTCAAACATTCTCAGCGTGTTATAGCCGTGATTAGGGTCATGATATGTCCGCAGGGTAAACGTATCATCAAGCATGGGCATATTACCCGTGAAATTTATCTCGTACCTTGCCACTACCCACGCATAGCCCCTCGAATATAATTCCGTCGCTGTACCTTCAATATCTTCAACAGCCATCCCGGCCGTGTCCTGAAAGTAATCAAGAAGGCTGCGCAGCTTTATGCGCCCGTCAGCAGACACATCAGACGGCATCACCTTTATGTCGCGGGCGTACATTTATTCCCTCCGTATTGAGATGCTCTCAGCGTGGCCGGACAAACCCTCAGAAGCCGCAAAGCTCTCTATGCTCCGGGAAACACGCGATAATTCAGCCTCAGAATAATATACATACTGCTGTCTTGTTACGAAATCGCTGACGGAAAGAGGGCTTGAGAAACGCGCCGTACCCATCGTAGGAAGTATATGATTCACTCCCGCCCAATAATCGCCAAGTGCCTCCGGGGAATTGCGCCCTATGAATATGCTTCCGGCTCTGCGAATGTATGTCATGTACTCGAACGGATTATCCACGCAAAGTTCAAGATGTTCGGGAGCGTAATCATTAGCGATGTCCGCCGCGTCATATATATTTTTCACGAGGATTATTGCTCCATTGCTGTCGATTGATTTGCGCGCTGTGTCATAGCGGGGTAGTTTCGGGAGACGGTTTTCTATCTCACAGCTTACTGCCTGAGCCATTCTGCGCGAGGGTGTTAGGAGAACCGCTGAGGCGTTCGGGTCGTGTTCGGCCTGTGCTAACATGTCGGCGGCTATATGCGCGGGGTAATTATTCTTGTCGGCTATTATCATTATTTCGCTTGGGCCGGCTGTCATGTCTATTCCTACGTCGCCGGATACCTGCCGTTTTGCCTCTGCAACGTATATATTTCCCGGCCCGGTGATTTTGTCTGCGCTTGGTACTGTCTCCGTTCCGTAGGCCATAGCCGCTATTGCCTGCGCTCCTCCTATGCGGAAAACGCGGGACACTCCGGCGATTTTTGCCGCGGCTAATATTTCGGCTGACGGGTTCGGCGTTGACATTATTATTTCCTCTACTCCTGCTACACGGGCGGGGATTGCGTTCATCAATACGCTTGAAGGGTAAGCCGCAGTTCCTCCAGGAACATATATTCCTGCCCGCTTAATGGGAATGGCTCTTTGCCCTAGTATTATTCCGGGGCGGGGCGAATACATGAACTCTCCGGATTTCTGACGCTCATGGAAATTCTTGATGTTTTCCGCCGCGTCTGACAGTATGCGGATGTATTCACTGCTTACGGACTCCGCTAAACGTGATATTTCCGCAGGGTCAACCTCGATTTCCTCAAGCCGCACTCCGTCAAACTCAAGTGCGTAATCCCTTAATGCCGCGTCTCCGTGTTCCTTTACGCGGGCTATTATTGCGCTTACTTTTTCTGATACATCAGGCAAAGGGCTTTTCACTATCTTTGAACGTCCGCTATATTCTCCTGAAGTCATTATTCTTATCACAGAGAAAACCTCCTCAGCATTTCGTTTATCCTCTCTCCTTTGAATTTGTATGAGGACTTATTCACAGTCATGCGCGCACTTATTCGGGCTATTGTGGCTATCACTTCTAGACTGTTCTCGCGCAGTGTCGTGCCAGTCTCTACTATGTCAACAATAACATCTGACAGTCCCAGCAGGGGCGCAAGCTCAACAGACCCCCTCAGCGTTATAATGTCTATCTCTCGGCTCATTGAGGCGTAATATTCACGGGCGGCATTCGGAAATTCTGTCGCAACACGAAGCGTTTTCACTCCGTCATCAGAGAAGCCCGACATGGCCGCAACACACAATGAGCATATCCCCGTTTCTAGGTCAGCAATTTCATACACATCGGGTTTAAGCTCCATGAGAATATCTTTGCCGCACACGCCTATGTCAGCCGCGCCCCGCTCAACATACACGGGAACGTCAAACGGCTTCACCCAGAAAACACGCATATCCTCAGCCTCATTCACAAAAACAAGCCGCCTTGTGTCGTCAAGCAGGCCGGGAAAATCATATCCCGCTTCTGACAGCAAGACGGCTATTTTCCTGCCTAAGCGCCCCTTGGGAAGTGCTATGCTTATCATATCCGCTCCACCCCTGCCACAGCGTCAATATAAACCGCAAACCCCGCGCCCCTCACGCCGTCAACGCAGTACTGCCCGCCGGAAAGAACCGCTTCGGGGATGCCTTCAATATAGCCCTTGAACACTATCCCGTCATAGTAGCCCAGACTCGTAACCGCTGAATAGTCCGTATGTATCTCTTCTTGGTACTCAGTCAATCCGCAGGGGTATTCTCCGCTCATTGAGGCAAGGTCTATTATCTCTGAGGGTGCATTGATTTCATGCAGGCCGTGTATGTTCTTAGCGGAGAGACAGCGCAGTATTTCCGGCTTCAGCTCATCGGGCGAAAGGGCCGACACTTTCCCGGCATCGGCGACATCAATCGCACACTTCCTGCCTTCCGAGACTGCGTGAAGACTCATCACCGCAAGCCGAAGAATCTCGCCTGATTCGCAGGGGGGGATACATTCTATTCCGCACTGGGAAATTTCGCGGTACGATCCTCCTTTAGGGCGGTAGACTTTCTCATCATAATAATATTTTCCCGGCTCTCTGCTGCGGATTATCGACAGCGTAACATCAGGACGCAGTGCCATTAGTCGCCCGTCTGTATCTGTGAACGTCAGAATAGACCCTGCTGTGAGAAATCCTTTCTTCCCGGCGTAAAAGTCATACTCTTCAAAGCGGCTCATGCGGTAAAATTTGAAGCCGTAGGAAGCGTAAAGCTCTCTAAGTTTCAGGGCGCATTTCTCCTGAGCTGTGAGTATAGAATCATTCATAGGGATAAAAATCTCCGTTTTTGCTGTAATAATAGCACATGCTATAATTGCCTGCGATAAATCCGCAGAATAAAAGTCAGAAAGGTGAGCTGAATATGAGCCTGTCAGACCGCCGTATAATCTTAGTGAGGCATGGCCAAACCCTATGGAACAAGCAGTACCGTTTTCAGGGCCGCACAAATATACAGCTTACGGAAGCAGGAAAAAAACAGGCCGGAGATTTGGCGGTGCGTTTATCTTCATGGCCGCCGGATGTAATTTTCACAAGCCCTCTCGACCGGGCTGTCTTTACCGCAGGGACTATAGCATCTCAGTTCAACATGTCGCCCGTAATTATCCCGGAGCTTGAAGAGATTAATTTCGGCTCGTGGGAGGGCAAGTCTTTCGATTATCTCAGGGCTGAACATTATGAGCAATATTCCCGGTGGCTTGAGGATCCGTTCTTCAACCCTCCGCAGGATGCTGAGACATGGCCACAGATTGAAGCACGTCTCACTGTTGCCGCCAATATTCTTATGACATGCCCGCAGAAACGTATCATAGCCGTAACACACGGGGGCGTTATTCGGGCTATGTGGTCTGTCATCTTGGGCAGAGACCCTCATGAGGCTTGGTTCTCTGACATTCCGAACTGCTCTATGACCGGTATAGCTGTCCGTGAGGGGCGTATATATCTGTCGTTCGCAAATGACAATCTCCACGCCGCGCCGGGCGGAACTGCCATGCCTGTATGGAGGGATGAGATATGAGCATTGACCGTGATTATGAGCGGGGGCTTTGGCTCAGGCTTGCTGACGGTGATGTTTCCGCACGCGAGGAGCTTATCGTGTCATATCGGCCTCTTGTGTTCTGGATTGCCCGCAAAATTTATGTCTCCGATGACAATCTCAGGCAGGATATTATTCAGGAGGGGATGTTAGCGTTAATTAAGGCTGTGGACAGCTTTGACCCTCAGAAACAATGCCGCTTCACAACATACGCCTATCACAAAATACACGGTGCTGTGATAAACCTGTTGGAGCGTTCCGAGAAGAGAGCGCCTATTCCTGTGCCGGATGAATATCTCTGCGCTGATTATGAGCAGCAGGGCGGCGATGATTGGATTGACGCAGAGCAGGCCGTCTCACGACTTCAGGGACGCGAGGCCGATATAGTGCGCGGACTTTTCTTTGACGGCAAACGCCCGAAGGACATTGCCCGCGAAAAGTCTCTCGATGTCAGCCATATTTACAGACTCCGGCGTAGTGCGCTGGCTAAATTAAGGGGGTGGCTCGGCATTGAGGGTGCTTAATGTTTCCGCAAGAATTGACGCTGTAATTCACTGGCTTGAACGAATGAAGACATCATACACTTCAGGCCATGCGGAGTGTGCTTATCTTGACGCTGAATGTGCCAGGGCAGATTTGGAGGTTCTGCGCCGCGAGGCTTTCTGCTCCATACGCCCCCGAAAGACTCACATTGCCGCAAATATTATCCGCTCCGTATTCCTCTGCGCTGTGTTTGTGCTGTCCATTGCCAGCCCGGTATCTATGCCGCAGCCATCAGCACCCGTCCCCGCGTCGGAAGTCCATAGCCAGAGTCAACCGACCCCCGCGCCTGTTGTCCGTGCGGATTCTCCTGCTACAGTCCCGCAAAAATCGCGCAAGACTTCACGCCGGACTATAGCCAAGAAACAGAGCCAAAAGAATGCTAGAATACAGCCCGCTGAAAAAGTATCTTCCACAGCAACTACTCAGAAATCGCCTGCGCATGACAAAATTTTTTCTCTTGTTCGTACAGGGCGCAGGGCTTTGGACAATGATAAATCTGTCATTTTCATTAAGTGAAAGGAGTTATTATGAGAAAATTTTTCTTGCCGATTATCCTTGCGCTTCTGTTGTCGACACCGCTTTATTCCGCTGAACTCGCCCGTCAGGTTACAAGCGTCAATATCTCAGGCAACAGCCACATTGCCTCGGAATATATCCTTAACGTTATCGACACAAAGCCGGGTACGCCTTTAAGCAGGGATATTATCTTGTCTGATATTGAGGCCGTCTACAATCAGGGCTTTTTTTCTTTCGTTGACGCTGATTTTACTGACGAAGGCGGCGGAGTCAGCGTAACATTCACCGTACAGGAGAACCCTGTTATACGCAGCATTACATTTTCAGGCAACACATTGTTTACGTCAAAGCAGCTTATGGACGAAGTTTTTTCGCATGAAGGTACGGTCTTCAACAGGCAATTTTTCCGCAATGACCTAGACCGCATACAGGAAAAATATCACAAAGCAGGCTATGTTATGGTTCGTGTGTCTGATGTTCAGATTGAGGGGGGAAATATATACGTCAGCATTCTTGAGCCGCGTGTCAAAGATGTGCTGATACAGGGCAACACAAAGACAAAGACATATGTTATCCGGCGTGAAATAAAGCTCAAAGAAGGGGATATATTCAACGTAACGCGCTTCCGCCATGAGCTTGGGAAATTGCAGGGGCTGGGATATTTTGAGGATGTCAATGTTGCGTTCGATGTCCCGGAGGATGATGACAGCATTGTTGATTTGATTTTGACGGTAAAGGAGAAGCGCACGGCCTCCGTAGGTTTGAATCTGGGCTACGGTACGGAGAGCGGTTTGTCGGGGGGACTGACATACAGCAACACAAATTTATTCGGAAGGGGAATAACGTTTGAGGCTGGCTTCAACGCGGGCGATGAGTCTACATACTGGACTACGCTGTCAAGCACGTACATGGACGCAAACACATGGGGATGGCGTATCGGTGCGCGCTACAGGACATATGACGGCAGATATTATTACCGTCAGAATCGCAGGCAGTTTGACTATGACGAAAAAGTATTCACCCTATTCGCCGGAGCCGGAAAGAAATTCAGCAATGAGGATTGGAGCTGGTTCGTAACCCTGCGGCGCGAGGACGCAGAGTACAGCAACATACAGCGGGCGATACCCGGATATGTGGACGATCTTACGCCGTGGGACGGAGTGAATCAGACTGTAGAATTTCAGCTTATGTGGGACAAGCGCGACGAATATTCGCCCTACCCTAAAGGATTTGTGTGGGATACGAATTTGGAGCAGGCGGTAAAAGTTCTCGGCGGCGAGTATGATTACTTCAAGTACTGGACGCAGGCAAGATTATATGTCCCTCTGAACAAACTTATTGAGGGATTTGCTGATGTCGGGGGAATGTGGAGCGATGAGAACCCGTTTCTTTTTGCCGCACGGCTCCGCATAGGCTCATCGACTGCTGACGAGCTTCCCGCGTTCGCCCGTTACAGTCTCGGCGGAATGAACTCTCTCAGGGGATATAATTCACGGTCATTTGAGGGCAGCAATTTTTATCTGGGAAATTTTGAGCTGCGAGTCCCGGTAGCAAGTGCTGTATCAATCGTGGGATTTTACGACATAGGAAACGCGGACATCACTATGGACTGGAGCAACTATCACGATGATTACGGCATAGGTCTGCGTGTTAAAACGCCGTTCGGGAATCTGCGTGTGGATTATGCCAAAGGTGAGGACGAGAACAGGACATATTTCGGATTTGGCGAGATGTTTTAGCGCGTTTTGCCTGTGCCTGATGATAATATTCCTGCCCGCAGAAAAATCCCATGCTGTTACAGTCTCAGGGCTTCCATCATGGCTTTCCCCTGCGGCTTTGCGCGCCCTCAGTGCTGTATGGAGTGAGATACCCGATGACGGCAGTACAGACCGTGAGGCAACATTAGAGCTTGTAGCGGCGGGACTATTTTCCGGCTATGTCGTGAAAGTCAAGCCCGGCAGGACAGGCCCGGCGGTGATTTTTACCTGCGCCCAGACTCCAACGCGGCCTGAAACGCGCATAACATTACCGCTTTTGCGCGGCCTTCCGCTGTCATGGTTCAGTCAAGACATAACCGGGCTTTCGGAGGAAGTTTCCGCCCTTGCCGGAGAAGTCCCCCCTGCGGCTTTGTCGTGGGCTGACGGGGCTTTGCGTGAATGTGTAGAATCTGAGGTAAAGCACCGCCTGCCCGGATGGGATTTCACCCAGCAGATATATATATCAGACACAACAGCGGCAATAAATCTTTCATTCCGTCCGTCAGGTGATAT
The Synergistaceae bacterium genome window above contains:
- a CDS encoding sigma-70 family RNA polymerase sigma factor: MSIDRDYERGLWLRLADGDVSAREELIVSYRPLVFWIARKIYVSDDNLRQDIIQEGMLALIKAVDSFDPQKQCRFTTYAYHKIHGAVINLLERSEKRAPIPVPDEYLCADYEQQGGDDWIDAEQAVSRLQGREADIVRGLFFDGKRPKDIAREKSLDVSHIYRLRRSALAKLRGWLGIEGA
- a CDS encoding histidine phosphatase family protein, which encodes MSLSDRRIILVRHGQTLWNKQYRFQGRTNIQLTEAGKKQAGDLAVRLSSWPPDVIFTSPLDRAVFTAGTIASQFNMSPVIIPELEEINFGSWEGKSFDYLRAEHYEQYSRWLEDPFFNPPQDAETWPQIEARLTVAANILMTCPQKRIIAVTHGGVIRAMWSVILGRDPHEAWFSDIPNCSMTGIAVREGRIYLSFANDNLHAAPGGTAMPVWRDEI
- the trkA gene encoding Trk system potassium transporter TrkA, with protein sequence MPGNIVIVGAGEVGRSVARRLSSDGFNIWLVENNPASAEAAGEELDAVIIRGNGARPQVLAQAGIVPGGSVDMLIACTNRDEVNMLSCWIAHSAGVPQVIARARSLEFTDTLDWGRKLGIDAMISPERSIAREITGLIEVRGATHTAELLGGRAALYTLRIAQNSPLDGVMLKDLRTKFPDLMAVLVYVEHDGGTSGVPNGATVLHSGDVCWAVTYKKSLARMQELFQPGSTAKRDEGKIFIVGGGKLGTQIALMIKRDFSGMSLRIIDSDRQRCERLSEQFGEYLVLNTDGADSRTLAEEGIDGAEAYICATDSDEINIIYSAMARKMGAKKSIAVARRRDYQALSEIIPVDAIVDPNISLANVILRYVRYKDHASAYSMIEKIGAEMLEAVLSPEVPLCGRTLAQIKLRKGAVVALIGRGNDVLLPTGATELLPGDHVILFALTEIMPAAAVLFGASYSHEG
- a CDS encoding ATP phosphoribosyltransferase, coding for MISIALPKGRLGRKIAVLLSEAGYDFPGLLDDTRRLVFVNEAEDMRVFWVKPFDVPVYVERGAADIGVCGKDILMELKPDVYEIADLETGICSLCVAAMSGFSDDGVKTLRVATEFPNAAREYYASMSREIDIITLRGSVELAPLLGLSDVIVDIVETGTTLRENSLEVIATIARISARMTVNKSSYKFKGERINEMLRRFSL
- a CDS encoding ATP phosphoribosyltransferase regulatory subunit, with amino-acid sequence MNDSILTAQEKCALKLRELYASYGFKFYRMSRFEEYDFYAGKKGFLTAGSILTFTDTDGRLMALRPDVTLSIIRSREPGKYYYDEKVYRPKGGSYREISQCGIECIPPCESGEILRLAVMSLHAVSEGRKCAIDVADAGKVSALSPDELKPEILRCLSAKNIHGLHEINAPSEIIDLASMSGEYPCGLTEYQEEIHTDYSAVTSLGYYDGIVFKGYIEGIPEAVLSGGQYCVDGVRGAGFAVYIDAVAGVERI
- the hisD gene encoding histidinol dehydrogenase, which gives rise to MIRIMTSGEYSGRSKIVKSPLPDVSEKVSAIIARVKEHGDAALRDYALEFDGVRLEEIEVDPAEISRLAESVSSEYIRILSDAAENIKNFHERQKSGEFMYSPRPGIILGQRAIPIKRAGIYVPGGTAAYPSSVLMNAIPARVAGVEEIIMSTPNPSAEILAAAKIAGVSRVFRIGGAQAIAAMAYGTETVPSADKITGPGNIYVAEAKRQVSGDVGIDMTAGPSEIMIIADKNNYPAHIAADMLAQAEHDPNASAVLLTPSRRMAQAVSCEIENRLPKLPRYDTARKSIDSNGAIILVKNIYDAADIANDYAPEHLELCVDNPFEYMTYIRRAGSIFIGRNSPEALGDYWAGVNHILPTMGTARFSSPLSVSDFVTRQQYVYYSEAELSRVSRSIESFAASEGLSGHAESISIRRE
- a CDS encoding BamA/TamA family outer membrane protein, producing the protein MRKFFLPIILALLLSTPLYSAELARQVTSVNISGNSHIASEYILNVIDTKPGTPLSRDIILSDIEAVYNQGFFSFVDADFTDEGGGVSVTFTVQENPVIRSITFSGNTLFTSKQLMDEVFSHEGTVFNRQFFRNDLDRIQEKYHKAGYVMVRVSDVQIEGGNIYVSILEPRVKDVLIQGNTKTKTYVIRREIKLKEGDIFNVTRFRHELGKLQGLGYFEDVNVAFDVPEDDDSIVDLILTVKEKRTASVGLNLGYGTESGLSGGLTYSNTNLFGRGITFEAGFNAGDESTYWTTLSSTYMDANTWGWRIGARYRTYDGRYYYRQNRRQFDYDEKVFTLFAGAGKKFSNEDWSWFVTLRREDAEYSNIQRAIPGYVDDLTPWDGVNQTVEFQLMWDKRDEYSPYPKGFVWDTNLEQAVKVLGGEYDYFKYWTQARLYVPLNKLIEGFADVGGMWSDENPFLFAARLRIGSSTADELPAFARYSLGGMNSLRGYNSRSFEGSNFYLGNFELRVPVASAVSIVGFYDIGNADITMDWSNYHDDYGIGLRVKTPFGNLRVDYAKGEDENRTYFGFGEMF